From the Temnothorax longispinosus isolate EJ_2023e chromosome 6, Tlon_JGU_v1, whole genome shotgun sequence genome, one window contains:
- the LOC139815298 gene encoding uncharacterized protein, protein MGTIWRLFTMTFLLMMHSALLSAHREHKVHNIVLYPDKHSWCKTTPIKQVVTWPQCSSQELDNNVCVGACFSYMVPHSEPSAPGDLIRPYCDSCQPLDSVWHTVTLDCKDEQNNPVTMQKKVQIITNCSCSSCMETSKIKPDYNTLLQSLTEENLDKNVNVAHETPDLLLDPNLNASKNTTRDGTQTNERTVGGTLQLVKKLKDSQKLDESHMKELFSKYEEEVDLEKLKEMFKKYNQEDEEGQHEHHHQHQHEHQHQHQQQQQQHLHHGPHHSLVLDSDVKEKIDVEPHYLHPAVAGQEISYHDNILVGKEKKKDF, encoded by the exons ATGGGGACGATATGGCGGCTGTTTACGATGACGTTCTTGTTAATGATGCATTCTGCTCTACTCAGTGCTCATCGTGAACATAAG gTTCACAACATCGTGCTGTATCCTGATAAGCATAGCTGGTGCAAGACGACACCTATAAAGCAAGTAGTGACATGGCCTCAGTGTTCTTCGCAGGAATTGGACAACAACGTATGCGTCGGCGCTTGTTTCTCATACATGGTCCCTCATAGTGAACCCTCCGCACCTGGTGATCTCATAAGACCTTATTGCGATTCTTGTCAACCTCTGGATAGCGTTTGGCATACT GTTACACTAGATTGCAAAGACGAGCAGAATAATCCGGTGACCATGCAAAAGAAGGTGCAAATCATCACAAACTGTTCCTGCAGTTCCTGCATGGAGACCTCGAAGATCAAGCCGGACTACAACACCTTGCTGCAGTCCCTGACGGAGGAGAACTTGGACAAGAATGTGAACGTGGCGCACGAAACGCCCGATTTATTGCTGGACCCGAACTTAAACGCCTCGAAGAATACGACGAGAGACGGAACGCAAACCAACGAACGAACCGTTGGAGGAACCCTCCAACTCGTCAAGAAATTGAAAGACTCGCAGAAACTGGACGAATCACATATGAAGGAATTGTTCTCTAAATACGAGGAGGAAGTCgatttggaaaaattaaaggaaatgTTTAAGAAGTACAACCAAGAGGACGAGGAAGGCCAGCATGAGCATCATCATCAGCACCAGCACGAGCATCAGCATCAACaccaacagcaacagcagcaacaccTTCATCACGGACCGCATCACTCCCTTGTATTGGACTCGGACGTGAAGGAAAAGATTGACGTGGAACCGCATTACTTGCATCCCGCTGTCGCTGGACAAGAGATCAGTTACCACGACAACATTCTGGTGGgtaaggagaagaagaaggactTCTAG